In a genomic window of Pseudoliparis swirei isolate HS2019 ecotype Mariana Trench chromosome 20, NWPU_hadal_v1, whole genome shotgun sequence:
- the LOC130210721 gene encoding protein NPAT-like, protein MLLPSVVARLVLGYLQEERLCATTQAFIHECPNLKEYAEHSTEDGAIPACVFSIFGKGLTTILNEYVAAKTKESCHEVPAVMTSLWKKLDFTLNQIKSLQNSPAISANQRIRSRIGVANMASTLECFRFGLSSSANGLVIGATVMEGFYVVFDRAQRRLGFALSSCADGPAPQSANSSKGTVKLG, encoded by the exons GGTACCTCCAAGAGGAGCGACTGTGCGCCACAACACAAGCTTTCATCCACGAGTGCCCAAACTTGAAAGAGTATGCCGAGCACTCCACGGAAGATGGGGCTATTCCCGCTTGTGTTTTT TCCATCTTTGGGAAAGGCCTGACAACCATCTTAAACGAGTATGTAGCTGCCAAAACAAAAG AGTCTTGTCATGAGGTACCTGCAGTGATGACCTCTTTGTGGAAAAAGCTGGATTTTACACTCAACCAGATCAA GTCATTGCAGAATTCCCCTGCTATATCAGCAAATCAAAGAA TACGTTCACGCATTGGAGTGGCAAACATGGCTAGCACGTTGGAATGCTTCCGTTTTGGGTTGTCTTCGTCGGCTAACGGCCTGGTGATCGGCGCTACTGTGATGGAAGGCTTCTACGTGGTGTTCGACCGTGCCCAGCGGAGACTGGGCTTTGCGCTCAGCAGCTGTGCAG ACGGACCAGCTCCCCAGTCTGCCAACTCCTCAAAGGGGACCGTCAAGCTCGGCTGA